Proteins co-encoded in one Capsicum annuum cultivar UCD-10X-F1 chromosome 9, UCD10Xv1.1, whole genome shotgun sequence genomic window:
- the LOC107842939 gene encoding uncharacterized protein LOC107842939 — protein sequence MLGMFLMICAHGAGNRMIQEIFQHSGETVHRHFHSVLNVVSKLARDIIRPRLNYNDGVGAHKPCNERYLPFFKDCIGALEGTHVKARLPQGQEIPYIGRKGYLTQNILAVVDFNMCFTFALAGWEGSAHDNRIFREALHRQELNFPHPLKNKYYLVDSGYSHTKEYMAPYRGDNVRYHLFDFRRGATRQLRERRGRIEKFNYLHSSCRNIVERTFGVWKARWSILRHMPYYNIDTQRDIVIATMPIHNHIRKKCNVDNAFQTAENERYSPSVDFDVGTTSTANNIDDENVSEESNVHWVWLRDMIATDICNA from the exons ATGTTAGGCATGTTTTTGATGATTTGTGCACATGGAGCGGGAAATCGAATGATACAAGAAATCTTTCAACATTCTGGAGAGACGGTTCATAGACACTTTCATagtgttttaaatgttgtttctAAGCTTGCAAGAGATATCATTAGACCACGTTTAAATTACAATGATGGTGTAGGAGCTCACAAGCCATGCAACGAGCGATATTTGCCCTTCTTTAAA GATTGCATTGGGGCACTTGAAGGCACACATGTTAAAGCTAGATTGCCGCAAGGTCAAGAAATTCCGTATATTGGTCGTAAAGGTTATCTGACTCAAAATATTCTTGCCGTTGTAGATTTTAACATGTGTTTTACATTTGCATTGGCTGGGTGGGAAGGATCGGCTCATGACAATCGTATATTTCGTGAGGCTCTTCATAGACAAGAACTCAACTTTCCACATccgttgaaaaataaatattatctagTTGATTCTGGATATTCACACACGAAGGAATACATGGCTCCTTACAGAGGAGATAATGTGAGGTATCACCTTTTTGACTTTCGACGTGGTGCAACACGACAATTGCGGGAGCGAAGGGGACGcattgaaaaatttaattatttgcaTTCTTCTTGTAGAAACATAGTAGAACGCACATTTGGTGTATGGAAAGCGAGATGGTCTATTTTGCGCCACATGCCTTACTATAACATTGACACTCAAAGGGATATTGTAATTGCTACTATGCCCATTCATAATCACATTAGAAAAAAGTGCAATGTGGATAATGCATTTCAAACAGCTGAGAATGAAAGATATAGTCCATCGGTTGATTTTGATGTAGGCACAACTTCAACGGCTAACAATATAGACGACGAAAATGTGAGTGAGGAAAGTAATGTGCATTGGGTGTGGCTTCGGGATATGATTGCTACTGATATTTGTAATGCTTAA